The Sandaracinaceae bacterium genome includes the window CTCTGTACCTCGCGCTCGGCATGCCCGTGGTGCTGCTGCTTCTGTTCGGGTTCGGGGTGAGCTTCGACCTCGACCGTCTGCCGATCGCGTTCGTCGACCTGGACGGCTCCGCTTCGAGCCGCACGTTTCGCCAACGGTTCTCGTCCAGTCGGGACTTCGACGACGCGGGGCTCCTGACCAGCGCGAGCGAAGCCGAGCACGCGCTCGTGTCGGGTGAGATCATCGCCGCGCTCGTGCTCCCGCGGGGCTTCGAGCGAGATCTCGTGCGCGGTCGCCCGGCGGAGCTCCAGCTCTTGGTCGACGGCGCCGACAACAACAGCGCGGTGCAGGCGATGACGAAGGCCGAGGCGGCGGCGCGCGCGCTCGGGATCTCCTTGCGCACGGAGCGGGTGTCCGGCGCGCCCCCCGTCAGCGCCGCGACGTGGACGCGCTTCAACCCCGAGGCCCGGAGCGCCATCTTCCTCGTGCCCGGGATCACCGCCTACGTGCTCGCGATCGTCGCGGTGCTCCTGACCGCGCTCACCGTGAGCCGTGAGTGGGAGCAGGGCTCGATGGCCCAGCTCTTCGCGACCCCGGTCGGTCGGGTCGAGATCGTGCTCGGCAAGCTGCTCCCCTATCTGGTGCTCGGAGCGCTGGTCGTGCTCCTCGTCTTGGCGGTGGGCACCTGGGTGTTCGACGTGCCCTTCCGCGGGTCACCGATCGCCCTCGCCGTGCTCTCGCTGCTCTTCCTCACCGGGATGCTCGGGCAGGGGCTCCTCATCAGCGTGGTGGCGAAGAACCAGATGGTCGCGACCCAGCTGGCGACGATGAGCTCGATGCTCCCGTCGCTGCTGCTCAGCGGCTTCGTCTTCCCCATCGAGAACATGCCGCAGGTCCTACAATGGGCGACGATCGTGGTCCCCGCGCGCTACTTCGTGGAGGGCCTCCGGGGAGTGCTACTGAGGGGCAACGACCTGTCGGTGCTGTGGCCGCAGGCCCTCGCCCTCGCTGGCTTCGCCTTCGTGGCGCTCGCGCTGAGCACCGCCCGCTTCCGGAGGACCGTCGCGTGAGCCGCTGGCTGGCCATGCTGAGCGCGGTGGTGCGCAAGGAGGTGCGCCAGACCACGCGCGACAAGCGCATGATGGCGCTCCTCGTCCTCGCGCCCCTCATCCAGCTCTTCGTCTTCGGACACGCGGTGAACCTCGAGGTCGACGACGTGCCGACGGTGGTGGTGGATCGCGACGGCACCGAGACGAGCCGCGCCCACCTGCGGCGGCTGCTCGCGGACGGAACGCTCACCCGCGTCGGCACCGAGACGAGCGCGCAGGAGGCGGAGCGCTGGCTCGAGGAGGGGCGCGCCGCGGTGGTGCTCGTGGTGCCCGAGGGGCTCGAGGCCGATCTCGCGCGCGGCCGGCCCGCGCGGGTGCAGGCGATCCTCGACGGCTCCGACCCCAACCGCGCCGGCGTCGCCGCCTCGGCCGTCTCCGGCTACTTCACGCGCGAGAGCGAGGGCCGGATCCGGGCCCAGCTCCGGCGCCTGAACATGCGCCGCCCCGACGTGCGCGTCGCCTCGCGCGTGCTCTTCAACCCCGAGCTCGACACCGCCATCTACATGGTCCCCGGCGTGGCCGCGATGCTCCTGCTCTTGATCACCACGATCGTCACCGCGATGGGTCTGTCGCGCGAGCGTGAGCTCGGCACGCTCGAGCAGATCCTCGTCACCCCGGTGCCGAGCGGGCTCCTCATCCTCGGCAAGATCATCCCCTTCGCGGTGATCGGGGTCGTCGACTTCGGCGTCGCGCTGGTGGTGGGCGCGTACGTCTTCGACATGCCGCTGGGGGGCGACTTCGTCGTGCTCTTCGGCGCCACGCTGCTCTACCTGACGGTCACGCTCGGCATGGGGCTGCTCATCTCGACGCTGAGCGGCAGCCAGCAGCAGGCCTTCATGGGCGGCTTCCTCTTCATGCTCCCGGCGGCGTTGCTGAGCGGGATCATGACGCCCATCCGCTCCATGCCCGAGTGGCTGCAGCCGTTCACGCTCGCCAACCCGCTGCGGCACTACGCCGAGGTGCTGCGCGGCGTGCTCCTGCGCGGCGCGGGCTTCGAGGAGCTGTCCTTCCAGCTCGTGGTGCTCGCCGCCATGGGCGCCTTCGTCTTCGGCTTCGCCGCGATCCGTTTCCGCAAGTCCGTGGGGTGACCCGATGTCCCGACTCGTCTTCTTCTCGTGCCTCTTCGTCCCCTCCCTCGCGCTCGCGCAGCCCGCGCAGCCGGTGAGGGTGCCCGACGCGCCCGCGCGCACCTTCGATCTCGCCGCCGCGATCGCGGACGGTCCGCCCATGACCGCGGAGCAGGCCGCGGCGCGCGCGCTCGCCGCGTCGCCGACGATGGAGCAGGCCCGCGCGCTCGGACGCGCCGCCGAGGCGAGCGTGGCCAGGGCGCGCGCCGCGATGCTGCCCCGCCTGGAGCTGACCGCCAGCTACGCGCACATCGACGGCTTCGCGGACGGCGAGATCGGGATCGGCGCGGACCCCGCGTCGCTCGAGGCGGCGCGCATGCTCGCGGAGCGCGTGAGCGACCCCGCGGCCCGCACGCTCTGGCTCGGCAGCCTCGAGCAGCAGAGCGGCACCGCGACGATCGTCATCCCTCGCGACCGCGTCGGCTTCGGCGCGCGGCTGACCTGGCCCGTGAGCGACCTCTTCTTCGCCATGATGCCCGCGCTCGAGGCGGCGGAGGCGGGGGCCCGCGCCCGCGAGCTCTCCATCGAGGCGAGCCAGCGCGGGGTGCAGCGGAGCGCGAGGGAGGCCTTCTACCAGCTGGCGCGCGCCCGGGGTGGGCTGGCCGTGGCGCAGGAGGCGGTGCGACAGGCGGAGGCGCAGCGCGCGCAGATCGAGGCCGCGGTGCGCGCGGGGCTGATGACGGACGCGGACCGCCTCTCCGCCGAGGCGCGCGTGGCGTCGACGCGGCAGGCCGTCGCCTCGGCGGAGGCGGGCGTGCTCGTGGCGGACGCGGCCCTGCGCGCGATGATCGACGCCGACGACGGTGCCGTCTACGGCGTGGCGGAGCCGCTCCTGGACGGCGAGGTCGACGCGCCGGCCCCGGTCGCGGCCTCCACCCGGCGCGCGCTCGCGCAGCGGGCCGAGATCCAGGCCCTGCGCGCGCAGGTCGACGCGCGCCGCGCCGCCACGCAAGCGACCCAGGCGAGCGGATATCCCCACCTCATGGTCTACGCGGGCGCCGACTACGCGAACCCGAACCGCTACCAGATCCCCCCGCGCGCGGAGTTCACGCCGAGCTGGGAGGTGGGCGCGATGCTGACCTGGTCCCCCAACGACACCCTCGGCGCGGCGCACCAGACGGACGCGATGAGCGCCGAGACCGCGGCGGTCGAGGCGCAGATCACGCAGCTGGAGCGCGCGATCGGGCTCGAGGTGCGTCAGGCGCACGCCCGGCTCGGCGCCGCGCGCACCTCGGTCGCGGCGGCGCGCACCGCCAGAGAGGCGGCCGAGGCCGCGTACGAGAGCCGCCTGGCCCAGCTCCGCGCGGGCCACGCCACCACGGCCGAGCTCTTCGCGGCCGAGGGTCAGCTCAACGCGGCGCGCTTCGCGGAGCTCGACGCGGCGGTGCAGCTCCAGCTCGCCCGCACCCAGCTCGACTACGCCATCGGCGATTGATCGCTCCCGAGAGAGAGCCGCCCCCGACGACGGGTGGACGCAGGCGGGTTCGCGCCCGAGACTTCCGGCGATGCACCGATCGCTCGACACGCTGACGATGGACGACTCCTTCGTCCGGACCCTCCCAGGAGACCCCGAAGAGAAGAACTACCGCCGCCAGGTGCGCGACGCGATGTACTCGCGGGTGGCGCCCACGCCGGTGGAGGCGCCGAAGCTGATCGCGCTGTCGGCGGAGTGCGCCCGGCTCCTGGACCTCGACCCGGAGACGCTCGACGAGGCGCGCCTCGCCGAGGTCTTCTCGGGCAACGCGCAGCTCGAAGGGATGAAGCCCTACGCGGCCTGCTACGGCGGCCATCAGTTCGGCAACTGGGCCGGTCAGCT containing:
- a CDS encoding ABC transporter permease; its protein translation is MSRFLRRVWAISAKEVRHVLRDMRTLYLALGMPVVLLLLFGFGVSFDLDRLPIAFVDLDGSASSRTFRQRFSSSRDFDDAGLLTSASEAEHALVSGEIIAALVLPRGFERDLVRGRPAELQLLVDGADNNSAVQAMTKAEAAARALGISLRTERVSGAPPVSAATWTRFNPEARSAIFLVPGITAYVLAIVAVLLTALTVSREWEQGSMAQLFATPVGRVEIVLGKLLPYLVLGALVVLLVLAVGTWVFDVPFRGSPIALAVLSLLFLTGMLGQGLLISVVAKNQMVATQLATMSSMLPSLLLSGFVFPIENMPQVLQWATIVVPARYFVEGLRGVLLRGNDLSVLWPQALALAGFAFVALALSTARFRRTVA
- a CDS encoding ABC transporter permease gives rise to the protein MSRWLAMLSAVVRKEVRQTTRDKRMMALLVLAPLIQLFVFGHAVNLEVDDVPTVVVDRDGTETSRAHLRRLLADGTLTRVGTETSAQEAERWLEEGRAAVVLVVPEGLEADLARGRPARVQAILDGSDPNRAGVAASAVSGYFTRESEGRIRAQLRRLNMRRPDVRVASRVLFNPELDTAIYMVPGVAAMLLLLITTIVTAMGLSRERELGTLEQILVTPVPSGLLILGKIIPFAVIGVVDFGVALVVGAYVFDMPLGGDFVVLFGATLLYLTVTLGMGLLISTLSGSQQQAFMGGFLFMLPAALLSGIMTPIRSMPEWLQPFTLANPLRHYAEVLRGVLLRGAGFEELSFQLVVLAAMGAFVFGFAAIRFRKSVG
- a CDS encoding TolC family protein, producing the protein MSRLVFFSCLFVPSLALAQPAQPVRVPDAPARTFDLAAAIADGPPMTAEQAAARALAASPTMEQARALGRAAEASVARARAAMLPRLELTASYAHIDGFADGEIGIGADPASLEAARMLAERVSDPAARTLWLGSLEQQSGTATIVIPRDRVGFGARLTWPVSDLFFAMMPALEAAEAGARARELSIEASQRGVQRSAREAFYQLARARGGLAVAQEAVRQAEAQRAQIEAAVRAGLMTDADRLSAEARVASTRQAVASAEAGVLVADAALRAMIDADDGAVYGVAEPLLDGEVDAPAPVAASTRRALAQRAEIQALRAQVDARRAATQATQASGYPHLMVYAGADYANPNRYQIPPRAEFTPSWEVGAMLTWSPNDTLGAAHQTDAMSAETAAVEAQITQLERAIGLEVRQAHARLGAARTSVAAARTAREAAEAAYESRLAQLRAGHATTAELFAAEGQLNAARFAELDAAVQLQLARTQLDYAIGD